A genomic window from Rhizobium sp. Pop5 includes:
- the kduI gene encoding 5-dehydro-4-deoxy-D-glucuronate isomerase gives MQIDVRHASHPEAVRAFDTETLRRHFLVETIFEGGNIRLTYSHYDRMVIGGAMPLGAGLTLTAPTAIGQETFLAERELGALNIGGAGRIVVDGASYDLAKYDCLYVGKGARDIRFESSDAADPAKFYLVSTPAHATHPTVLLARDKARHLSPGDPATSNKRSIYQYLHPEICQSCQLTMGLTMLETGSVWNTMPAHTHDRRMEAYLYFDLEADQRVFHFMGEPQQTRHMVVASEQAVISPPWSIHSGAGTRNYSFIWAMAGDNKSFTDMDHIAVADLR, from the coding sequence ATGCAGATCGACGTGAGGCACGCCTCCCACCCCGAGGCCGTGCGTGCTTTCGACACGGAGACGCTGCGGCGTCACTTTCTGGTGGAAACCATCTTCGAAGGCGGCAATATCCGGCTCACCTACTCCCATTACGATCGCATGGTCATTGGCGGAGCAATGCCGCTCGGCGCTGGGCTGACGCTGACGGCGCCGACGGCGATCGGGCAGGAAACCTTCCTTGCCGAGCGTGAACTCGGCGCGCTGAACATCGGCGGTGCCGGACGCATCGTCGTCGACGGCGCGAGCTACGATCTTGCCAAATATGATTGCCTCTATGTCGGCAAGGGTGCGCGCGACATCCGCTTCGAAAGCAGCGACGCCGCCGATCCGGCGAAATTCTACCTCGTCTCGACCCCGGCGCATGCCACGCATCCCACAGTGCTGCTCGCCCGCGACAAGGCAAGGCATCTGAGCCCCGGCGACCCTGCAACCTCCAACAAGCGCTCGATCTACCAGTATCTCCATCCGGAGATCTGCCAGTCCTGCCAGCTGACCATGGGCCTGACCATGCTTGAGACCGGCAGCGTCTGGAACACCATGCCGGCCCACACGCACGACCGGCGCATGGAGGCCTATCTCTATTTCGATCTCGAGGCCGACCAGCGCGTCTTCCACTTCATGGGCGAGCCGCAGCAGACCCGTCATATGGTCGTGGCCAGCGAGCAGGCGGTCATCTCGCCGCCGTGGTCGATCCATTCCGGCGCCGGCACCCGCAACTACAGCTTCATCTGGGCGATGGCCGGCGACAATAAGAGCTTTACCGACATGGATCACATCGCCGTTGCGGATCTGAGGTAA
- a CDS encoding DUF1127 domain-containing protein has translation MNVARSFNNWRKYRQTVAELGRMSSRELDDLGIGRGDIHAIARAAIAR, from the coding sequence ATGAACGTAGCACGCTCTTTTAACAACTGGCGCAAGTATCGTCAGACGGTCGCTGAACTGGGCCGTATGTCCTCTCGCGAACTGGACGATCTCGGCATCGGCCGCGGCGATATCCACGCTATCGCCCGCGCGGCCATCGCCCGCTAA
- a CDS encoding 3'-5' exonuclease, which yields MSVHRDSQLDMFAKASPASAKTHAPSRRRPSQPAARSDEEMARTLEESGNYRILRRLAPRPIAAVRRPGFSQIGVILDTETTGLSHRSDEIIEIGAVAFTFSDDGAIGDVVGIYGGLQQPSRPIPPEITRLTGITDEMVEGQIIDIRALNALIEPASLIIAHNAGFDRPFCEAFSKIFAGKAWACSVSEIDWGSRGFEGTKLGYLVGQAGYFHEGHRAIDDCHALLEILDREQRDGESPFAELYRASQRSRIRIFAEHSPFEMKDHLKARGYRWSDGSDGRLKSWWIEIGEEDLGDELSYLRAEIYRWKEADPPIVRLTAFDRFKA from the coding sequence ATGAGCGTGCACAGAGATTCGCAACTCGATATGTTTGCCAAGGCATCGCCCGCGAGCGCCAAGACGCATGCTCCCTCGCGCCGGCGACCGTCGCAGCCGGCCGCACGCTCCGATGAAGAGATGGCGCGGACGCTCGAAGAGAGCGGCAACTATCGTATCCTCAGAAGATTGGCGCCCCGGCCGATTGCGGCAGTCCGACGGCCTGGATTTTCGCAGATCGGCGTCATTCTCGATACGGAGACGACAGGCCTCAGCCATCGGAGCGACGAAATCATCGAAATCGGCGCCGTCGCTTTCACGTTCAGCGATGACGGCGCAATCGGCGATGTCGTCGGCATCTATGGCGGCCTGCAACAGCCGTCCCGGCCGATCCCGCCCGAGATCACCCGACTGACGGGAATTACCGACGAGATGGTCGAGGGACAGATCATCGACATCCGGGCACTGAACGCCTTGATCGAACCGGCTAGTCTGATCATTGCCCACAATGCCGGTTTCGACCGGCCATTCTGCGAGGCATTCTCGAAAATCTTCGCCGGCAAGGCCTGGGCCTGCTCGGTTTCGGAGATCGACTGGGGCTCGCGCGGCTTCGAGGGCACCAAGCTCGGCTATCTCGTCGGTCAGGCCGGCTATTTTCATGAGGGCCATCGCGCCATCGACGATTGCCATGCGCTGCTTGAAATCCTCGACCGAGAGCAGCGCGACGGCGAAAGCCCGTTCGCGGAACTCTACCGCGCCAGTCAGCGCTCCCGCATCCGCATCTTCGCGGAACACAGCCCATTCGAGATGAAGGACCATCTGAAGGCGAGGGGCTATCGCTGGTCGGATGGAAGCGACGGCCGCCTGAAGTCCTGGTGGATCGAAATCGGCGAGGAGGATCTCGGCGATGAGCTTTCCTATCTGCGCGCGGAAATCTACCGGTGGAAAGAGGCCGATCCGCCGATTGTGCGGCTGACGGCCTTCGACCGGTTCAAAGCTTGA
- a CDS encoding glycosyltransferase family 92 protein translates to MAVNAERQVAHLLRLTDMELSCLISGSMLRAWPACQERKMHVWHGFKAALRKRRQARNEKILVREPIVVPQSAAATQPDHYLTCVAIAKNEGAYLDEWIQFHLLVGISHFYIYDNGSTDQSLSVLRAYEKAGIVTVVPWRPFSVWANTQNMAYAHAVSNFGAGSRWMAFFDLDEFMFPVHAASLTELLQAREQQQAICVTGVNFGTSGHAVRPEGLVTENYRQAVPMDLQREHPKLLNVKSIVQPAQIRSIESVHWFNLKGTNKIGVNEDGDPLPRFPREDPLKLKADTVRFNHYYTRSREEFSAKVNGSNARGPQLPADAEQRWAMFRQIEEFSVPDDSIQRFVPDLKDRLSAWQKEMASA, encoded by the coding sequence GTGGCTGTCAATGCGGAACGGCAAGTCGCGCACCTCTTGCGTTTAACGGATATGGAGCTTAGCTGTTTGATTTCAGGCTCGATGCTCCGCGCGTGGCCCGCCTGTCAGGAGAGAAAAATGCATGTATGGCACGGGTTTAAGGCCGCGCTGAGAAAACGCCGGCAGGCCCGTAACGAAAAAATTCTCGTCAGGGAGCCGATCGTTGTCCCGCAATCCGCGGCGGCAACGCAGCCCGATCATTATTTGACCTGTGTTGCCATCGCAAAGAACGAGGGCGCCTATCTCGACGAGTGGATTCAGTTTCATCTGCTGGTCGGCATTTCGCATTTTTATATTTATGACAACGGATCGACGGATCAGTCCCTATCGGTGCTGAGAGCCTATGAGAAGGCAGGTATCGTGACCGTGGTACCTTGGCGTCCCTTCAGCGTTTGGGCGAACACACAGAATATGGCCTATGCCCATGCCGTCAGCAATTTTGGGGCGGGCAGCCGATGGATGGCCTTCTTTGATCTCGATGAATTCATGTTTCCGGTGCATGCCGCTTCATTGACCGAGCTTTTGCAGGCGCGAGAGCAGCAGCAGGCGATCTGCGTCACTGGGGTCAATTTTGGAACGAGCGGCCACGCCGTCAGGCCCGAGGGGTTGGTTACGGAGAATTACCGGCAGGCGGTTCCCATGGACCTCCAGCGCGAACATCCGAAGCTTCTGAACGTCAAGTCGATCGTTCAGCCGGCTCAGATCAGATCGATCGAGAGCGTACACTGGTTCAACCTCAAGGGCACGAACAAGATTGGCGTGAACGAGGATGGCGACCCGCTGCCGCGTTTCCCAAGGGAAGATCCCTTGAAGCTCAAGGCCGATACCGTGCGGTTCAATCATTATTACACGCGCTCGCGTGAGGAGTTTTCCGCGAAGGTCAACGGATCCAATGCGCGCGGACCGCAACTCCCGGCCGATGCCGAACAGCGCTGGGCGATGTTCCGGCAGATCGAGGAATTCAGCGTGCCGGACGATAGCATTCAACGGTTCGTTCCGGATTTGAAGGACAGGCTTTCCGCCTGGCAGAAGGAGATGGCTTCAGCATAG
- a CDS encoding NAD(P)/FAD-dependent oxidoreductase, producing MSGDTGKVVDKDVVIIGAGAAGIAAARGLQTLRPDLSILLLEAGDRLGGRAWTVGLAGTVDVALDLGCGWLHGARTNAWTDIAGDVGLTVDRTPAPWNGGRQIKRDEADVHAAQEAIGAYFERLESHEGGDIDMAGMLEPGNPWNGQIRAIGTYITGAELERSSVVDYKRYDPGPGPDWRVREGYGTLVSLYGKPVPARLGAEVRRIDHRRAGRIDIETNQGTLSARAVLVTVSTNVLALEKITFDPPLPEKAEAAARLPLGLADKLFLRLAHPEALPADTHMLGSTSRGATGTYQLRPFSAPVVEAYFAGDLAHDLEREGRDAAFSLAGDELAAHFGADIKKGLSVAAMSAWAAIPHIGGSYSYAEPGASDLRGRLAAPHDGRIFFAGEACSRSRYSTAHGAYETGVAAADLIAGSFPQIS from the coding sequence ATGTCAGGTGATACCGGAAAGGTCGTCGATAAGGATGTCGTTATCATCGGCGCCGGTGCTGCCGGCATTGCCGCCGCCCGCGGCCTGCAGACGCTTCGTCCGGATCTTTCCATCCTCCTGCTTGAAGCCGGCGATCGCCTCGGTGGCAGGGCCTGGACGGTCGGGCTGGCGGGAACTGTCGATGTCGCGCTCGATCTCGGCTGCGGTTGGCTGCATGGCGCGCGGACCAATGCCTGGACTGATATCGCCGGAGACGTCGGGCTGACGGTCGACCGTACGCCAGCACCTTGGAACGGCGGGCGTCAGATTAAGCGGGATGAGGCGGATGTCCATGCCGCGCAGGAGGCGATCGGCGCCTATTTCGAACGGCTCGAAAGCCACGAGGGCGGCGACATCGACATGGCCGGGATGCTGGAGCCGGGCAATCCCTGGAACGGTCAGATCCGGGCGATCGGTACTTACATCACCGGCGCCGAACTGGAACGCTCTTCGGTCGTCGACTATAAGAGATATGATCCCGGCCCCGGTCCGGATTGGCGGGTGCGCGAGGGCTACGGAACACTGGTCTCCCTTTACGGCAAGCCGGTTCCGGCAAGGCTCGGCGCCGAAGTCCGGCGCATCGACCATCGCCGTGCCGGCCGTATCGACATCGAGACAAACCAGGGGACGCTCAGCGCCCGCGCCGTGCTCGTCACCGTATCGACGAACGTGCTTGCTTTAGAGAAGATTACCTTCGACCCTCCCCTGCCCGAGAAGGCCGAGGCGGCCGCCCGTTTGCCGCTCGGGCTTGCCGACAAGCTCTTCCTGAGGCTCGCGCATCCGGAGGCGTTGCCGGCGGATACGCATATGCTCGGCTCCACCAGCCGCGGTGCGACCGGCACCTATCAGCTCCGGCCGTTCAGCGCACCTGTCGTCGAGGCCTATTTTGCCGGCGACCTCGCGCATGATCTTGAGCGGGAAGGCAGAGATGCCGCCTTTTCCCTAGCGGGAGATGAACTGGCGGCGCATTTCGGCGCGGATATCAAAAAAGGATTATCAGTGGCGGCGATGTCGGCCTGGGCGGCCATACCTCATATCGGTGGCTCCTATTCCTACGCCGAACCGGGTGCCTCCGATCTGCGCGGCCGTCTCGCCGCGCCGCATGACGGACGGATCTTCTTTGCGGGCGAAGCCTGCTCGCGCTCGCGTTATTCGACGGCGCACGGCGCCTATGAGACCGGCGTCGCCGCAGCCGATCTGATCGCCGGATCGTTTCCGCAAATTTCGTGA
- a CDS encoding aldo/keto reductase — translation MDYRKLGPSGTVVTAYCLGTMTFGAEADEAASHKLLDDYFAWGGNFIDTADVYSSGKSEEIIGRWLKARPTEARQAIVATKGRFPMGNGPNDIGLSRRHLGQALDDSLRRLGLEQIDLYQMHAWDALTPIEETLRFLDDAVSSGKIGYYGFSNYVGWHIAKASEIAKACGYTRPVTLQPQYSLLARDIELEIVAACQDAGMGLLPWSPLGGGWLTGKYKRDEMPTGATRLGENPNRGSESYAPRNAQERTWAIIAAVEEIAKIRGVSMAQVALAWTAAQPAVTSVILGARTPEQLADNLGAMKVELSKEEMARLNEVSAPQPLDYPYGKGGINQRHRKIEGGR, via the coding sequence ATGGATTATCGCAAGCTCGGTCCCAGCGGGACCGTCGTCACCGCTTATTGCCTTGGCACCATGACCTTCGGCGCGGAGGCCGACGAGGCCGCCTCGCACAAACTGCTCGACGATTATTTCGCCTGGGGCGGCAATTTCATCGATACCGCCGATGTCTATAGTTCCGGCAAGTCGGAAGAGATCATCGGGCGCTGGCTGAAGGCCCGCCCGACCGAGGCCCGCCAGGCGATCGTCGCGACCAAGGGGCGTTTTCCGATGGGCAATGGACCCAACGATATCGGCCTGTCGCGCCGCCATCTCGGCCAGGCGCTCGACGATTCGTTGCGCCGTCTCGGCCTCGAGCAGATCGATCTCTACCAGATGCATGCCTGGGATGCTCTGACGCCGATCGAAGAGACGCTGCGCTTCCTCGACGATGCGGTTTCATCCGGCAAGATCGGCTATTACGGCTTCTCCAACTATGTCGGCTGGCATATCGCCAAGGCTTCGGAGATCGCCAAGGCGTGCGGCTATACACGCCCGGTGACGCTGCAGCCGCAATACAGTCTTCTGGCGCGGGACATCGAGCTTGAAATCGTCGCGGCCTGCCAGGATGCCGGCATGGGCCTGCTGCCCTGGTCGCCGCTCGGCGGCGGCTGGCTGACCGGCAAGTACAAGCGCGACGAGATGCCGACCGGCGCCACCCGCCTCGGCGAAAACCCCAATCGCGGCAGTGAATCCTATGCGCCGCGCAATGCGCAGGAACGGACCTGGGCGATCATCGCGGCCGTCGAGGAAATCGCCAAAATCCGCGGCGTCAGCATGGCTCAGGTGGCGCTCGCCTGGACGGCGGCGCAGCCGGCCGTGACCTCGGTCATCCTCGGCGCCCGCACGCCCGAACAACTCGCCGACAATCTCGGCGCGATGAAGGTCGAACTCTCCAAGGAGGAGATGGCGAGGCTCAACGAGGTCAGCGCCCCGCAACCTCTAGACTATCCCTATGGCAAGGGCGGCATCAACCAGCGCCACCGCAAGATCGAGGGTGGCCGCTGA
- a CDS encoding DUF1989 domain-containing protein, which yields MRELHPAMPSLRTVVPSLVHYPGIPALPEGTERYRAKGGGSVVVRVEAGDRVSVIDSEGGQICELSFLDEKGRFQAAGLGTAFTNSAEGLKTILQMDDESAARMRVALQRRGADLAAAGALSIFGAGSSPGSRAEFTIAMKGLLIVAAPAGAMSPEAQDTATPIEIRIKRSLLIRDYASALPEPVADPIEDIRIRAASAAAYFVRAGEFIQIIDVYGRQCTDFQAFAARKVDKGLDLALDSTVTRTLLGRSYPTPGLPSKAFDRDFEPLVEIVQDTVGRHDAFATACNSRYYDDMGYPGHVNCTDNFNAALAPYGIAGRKGWEALNYFYNTNIDHNNQLYLDEPWSRPGDYVLMRALTDLVCVSSSCPDDIDAANGWDPTDIHVRTFSGKEKFSRAVAYRMTPDAEAELTRETAFHPRLSALTRDYTEYRGYWLPNRFSSEGPVEEYWACRERAAVIDLSPLRKFEVTGPDAEELLQYCLTRDVRKLSTGQVVYSAMCYENGGMIDDGTLFRLGDKNFRWIGGDDFSGIWLRQQAEKKGFKAWVRSSTDQLHNIALQGPKSRDILKEIIWTAPRQPAIGELEWFRFTVGRIGGFEGAPVVVSRTGYTGELGYEIFCHPKDALTVFDAVWEAGQPHGLKPMGLEALDMVRIEAGLIFAHHEFTDQTDPFEAGVGFTVPLKSKQDDFIGREALIRRKEHPRHLLVGLDIKANEAVGHGDCIHIGRAQVGVVTSATRSPVLGKTIALARIDVMHANPGTEVEIGKLDGHQKRLPATIVPLSHYDPQKTRPRS from the coding sequence ATGCGAGAACTTCATCCTGCCATGCCGAGCCTGCGTACGGTCGTTCCGAGCCTCGTCCATTATCCCGGTATTCCAGCCCTGCCTGAGGGCACTGAACGCTACCGGGCAAAGGGCGGCGGGTCGGTCGTCGTGCGCGTCGAGGCGGGCGACCGCGTGAGCGTCATCGACAGCGAAGGCGGGCAGATTTGCGAACTCTCCTTCCTTGACGAAAAAGGTCGCTTCCAGGCAGCCGGTCTCGGAACGGCATTCACCAATTCGGCCGAGGGTTTGAAGACCATTCTTCAGATGGACGATGAGAGTGCGGCCCGCATGCGCGTGGCGCTTCAGCGGCGCGGCGCCGATCTTGCGGCGGCCGGAGCGCTGAGTATCTTCGGGGCGGGGTCGAGCCCGGGCAGCCGGGCAGAGTTCACGATCGCCATGAAGGGCCTGCTGATCGTCGCGGCACCCGCCGGCGCCATGTCGCCTGAGGCGCAGGATACGGCGACGCCGATCGAGATCAGGATCAAGCGCAGCCTCCTCATCCGCGATTACGCTTCGGCCCTGCCGGAGCCGGTCGCCGATCCGATCGAGGATATCCGCATTCGGGCGGCGAGTGCCGCCGCCTATTTCGTACGCGCCGGCGAATTCATTCAGATCATCGACGTCTATGGGCGCCAGTGCACCGATTTCCAGGCCTTTGCCGCCCGCAAGGTCGACAAGGGTCTCGATCTCGCGCTCGATTCGACCGTCACCCGCACGCTGCTCGGTCGCAGCTATCCCACGCCCGGCCTGCCGTCCAAGGCCTTCGACCGCGACTTCGAGCCGCTGGTCGAGATCGTCCAGGATACGGTCGGCCGCCACGACGCTTTCGCGACCGCCTGTAATTCGCGCTATTACGACGACATGGGTTATCCCGGTCATGTCAACTGCACGGACAATTTCAATGCGGCGCTGGCGCCTTACGGCATTGCCGGGCGCAAGGGCTGGGAAGCGCTGAATTATTTCTACAACACCAATATCGACCACAACAACCAGCTCTATCTCGACGAGCCCTGGTCGCGTCCCGGCGATTACGTGCTGATGCGGGCGCTGACCGATCTCGTCTGCGTCTCATCGTCTTGCCCTGACGATATCGATGCGGCGAACGGCTGGGATCCGACGGATATCCACGTCCGCACCTTTTCCGGAAAAGAGAAATTCTCACGAGCGGTAGCCTATCGCATGACACCAGATGCAGAAGCCGAACTGACGCGCGAAACCGCCTTCCATCCCCGCCTTTCGGCGTTGACGCGAGATTATACGGAATATCGCGGCTACTGGCTGCCGAACCGCTTCTCGTCCGAAGGTCCGGTCGAGGAGTACTGGGCCTGCCGCGAGCGCGCCGCCGTGATCGATCTCTCGCCGCTGCGGAAGTTCGAAGTGACGGGTCCGGATGCCGAGGAACTGCTGCAATATTGCCTGACGCGCGACGTGCGTAAACTCTCGACCGGCCAGGTCGTCTATTCCGCGATGTGCTACGAAAATGGCGGAATGATCGATGACGGCACGCTCTTCAGGCTCGGCGACAAGAACTTCCGCTGGATTGGCGGCGATGATTTCAGCGGCATATGGCTGCGTCAACAGGCCGAGAAGAAGGGCTTCAAGGCCTGGGTCCGCTCATCGACCGATCAACTGCACAATATCGCGCTGCAAGGCCCCAAGAGCCGCGACATCCTGAAGGAGATCATCTGGACGGCGCCGCGCCAGCCCGCGATCGGCGAGCTCGAATGGTTCCGCTTCACCGTCGGTCGCATCGGCGGCTTCGAGGGCGCCCCGGTCGTCGTCTCGCGCACCGGCTACACCGGCGAGCTCGGCTACGAGATCTTCTGTCATCCGAAGGATGCGTTGACGGTGTTCGACGCCGTCTGGGAGGCAGGCCAACCGCACGGGCTGAAGCCGATGGGGCTGGAGGCGCTCGACATGGTCCGCATCGAGGCGGGCCTTATCTTTGCCCATCACGAATTCACCGACCAGACGGACCCTTTCGAGGCCGGCGTCGGCTTTACCGTGCCGCTGAAATCCAAACAGGACGATTTCATCGGTCGCGAAGCGCTGATCCGGCGCAAGGAACATCCGCGCCATCTGCTCGTCGGCCTCGACATCAAGGCCAACGAGGCGGTCGGCCATGGCGACTGCATCCATATCGGCCGCGCCCAGGTCGGCGTCGTCACCAGCGCCACGCGCTCGCCTGTTCTCGGCAAGACGATCGCGCTCGCCCGCATCGACGTGATGCATGCAAACCCGGGCACCGAGGTCGAGATCGGCAAGCTCGACGGCCACCAGAAGCGCCTGCCGGCGACGATCGTGCCGCTTTCGCATTACGATCCGCAGAAGACACGGCCGCGCTCGTAA
- the minE gene encoding cell division topological specificity factor MinE, which translates to MNIFRLFNKQRTAPAARERLQVLLAHERSSAGSDLVSLLREEILAVIAKHVELDHDKVQVTIDRNEYVSTLEIDVEIPLNAAVQAA; encoded by the coding sequence ATGAATATTTTCCGTCTCTTCAACAAGCAGCGCACAGCGCCGGCCGCCCGCGAACGCCTCCAGGTACTCCTCGCCCACGAGCGCTCCTCGGCGGGATCGGACCTCGTCTCCCTGCTGCGTGAGGAAATCCTTGCGGTGATCGCAAAGCATGTCGAACTCGACCACGACAAGGTGCAGGTGACGATCGATCGCAACGAATATGTCTCGACGCTCGAGATCGATGTCGAAATCCCCTTGAACGCAGCCGTACAGGCCGCTTGA